One region of Agrobacterium tumefaciens genomic DNA includes:
- a CDS encoding alpha/beta hydrolase family protein, which produces MPDKRFLSSAFGQEESGATLRSLTRRNLLVGAMGLSAAALLPAGAKAGIPTPEVLPLEKQDYGEARKRFHTHLLRKMSAPEKSSPLGTPPGAERVTYRGGPDGSIELVAWLSHYQPSTVLKPAVLFLHGGNATGDGHWAMMKPYWEAGFVVLLPSFRGENGQNGNYSGFYDETADALAAATYLESLPGIDRKRFFIAGHSNGGTLTLLAVMSRKFRAAAPISAGVNSWRYFNRYSDELCFDETDEREFIMRSSVCFGPSLKCPALLLRGTEERPFDADHQLFVDRAVYSGFKVDKKLLPGTHNGVVPGAVTESIRFFNEFA; this is translated from the coding sequence ATGCCAGATAAACGCTTTCTCTCCTCAGCATTCGGACAGGAAGAAAGCGGCGCGACCTTAAGGAGCCTGACGCGGCGCAATCTGCTTGTGGGTGCCATGGGCCTGTCAGCAGCGGCACTTCTGCCCGCAGGTGCGAAAGCGGGCATTCCCACGCCCGAGGTGCTGCCGCTGGAAAAGCAGGATTACGGCGAGGCGCGTAAACGGTTCCATACCCATTTGCTGCGCAAAATGTCCGCTCCGGAAAAATCATCGCCGCTCGGCACACCGCCGGGCGCGGAACGGGTCACCTATCGTGGCGGGCCGGATGGTTCCATCGAACTTGTGGCCTGGCTTTCCCATTATCAGCCCTCGACGGTACTCAAACCCGCGGTGCTTTTCCTGCACGGAGGCAACGCCACCGGTGACGGCCATTGGGCGATGATGAAGCCCTATTGGGAGGCGGGTTTCGTGGTGCTTTTGCCGTCCTTCCGGGGCGAAAACGGCCAGAACGGCAATTATTCCGGTTTCTACGACGAAACAGCGGATGCGCTGGCGGCGGCGACCTATCTGGAAAGCCTGCCCGGTATCGACAGGAAACGCTTCTTCATTGCCGGGCATTCCAATGGCGGCACGCTAACGCTTTTGGCCGTCATGAGCCGCAAATTCCGTGCTGCCGCGCCGATTTCGGCGGGCGTCAATTCATGGCGTTACTTCAACCGCTATTCGGACGAACTCTGTTTCGACGAAACCGACGAGCGGGAATTCATCATGCGCTCTTCGGTCTGTTTCGGCCCCAGCCTCAAATGCCCGGCGCTTTTGCTGCGCGGCACGGAGGAGCGCCCGTTCGACGCCGATCACCAGCTTTTCGTCGATCGCGCCGTGTATTCGGGATTCAAGGTCGACAAAAAACTGCTGCCCGGCACACACAATGGCGTGGTGCCGGGCGCCGTGACGGAAAGCATCCGCTTTTTCAACGAATTTGCATAA